The genomic interval TGTCATATGATAAAAACCTTTTTAAATTGCAATTATAAAAAAACGGGCATTGAGTTGACGATTATTTAGTAGAGGTGCGCAAGATGATAACCAGTATAAAAATAAACGGTTTCAAATCGTTTCAAAATTTCGAGATGACATTTACACCACTGACTGTGGTGGCGGGAGCAAACGCTTCAGGAAAAAGTAACCTATTTGATGTGTTACGTTTGCTTTCTCGTTTAGCAGGAATGGACTTAAAAACTGCCT from Candidatus Latescibacter sp. carries:
- a CDS encoding AAA family ATPase, which translates into the protein MITSIKINGFKSFQNFEMTFTPLTVVAGANASGKSNLFDVLRLLSRLAGMDLKTAFSEQRGNPSELFTQYGENLYASEMEFTVEMLVNRKVRDNWGGEAELNNTR